The Enterobacter asburiae sequence AGTGTGGAAGGCGCAGAACGTCATTGTCTTCAAGCGTTCCATGAACACCGGCTATGCCGGGGTACAGAACCCGCTGTTCTTCAAAGAGAACACTCACATGCTGTTTGGCGACGCCAAGGCCAGCGTGGATGCGATTCTGAAAGCGCTGTAATTCGCTTTCTCCTGACAAACCGCCCTTCGGGGCGGTTTTCTTATTTCTGCGGTCAGCTTTTCTCCTCTGTCTATACTTTACCCTTTGTGTAATACGAGGAGGTGTAATGCAATTTCTGTCCCGCTTCGACTTCATCGCGTTGATGATGACGCCGACATTCTGGATAGGCGCCGCCACGGTTGTCTTTGTGACGCTGCTGGTGTACTGGCTGCTGACGCGCCTGATAGCGTTCGTTAAGAAAGGCATCACCACCTGGGGCGACAAGCACCCGGCCACCAACCGGATGCGTTTTATCCTGACGGATATGCTTAACCGCACCAGCCGCTTCCTGCTGTTTGTGGTGGCACTGCTCCTCAGCCTGCGTTTCGTTGACCTGCCCGATCATCTTTTTGGCACCGTCAGCCACGCCTGGTTCCTGGTCTTCGCCATCCAGGTAGCGCTGTGGATGGATCAGGGGGTCGTGTCGTGGCTTCGTCACGTCATGCTGGCGCCGGGAAGCCATAAAAACCCGGTTACGCTGGTGATCACGGGGCTTATTCTCCGTGCCATCGTCTGGTCAGTGATGCTGCTGTCTATCCTTGCTAACGCGGGCGTCAACATCACTGCTCTGGTTGCCAGCCTTGGGGTAGGGGGTATTGCCATTGCCCTTGCCGTACAAACGATTCTGAGCGACGTGTTTGCCTCGCTTTCTATCGGCTTTGATAAACCGTTCGAAATTGGCGATTTCGTGGTGTTCAACGACGTGGCGGGGACGGTAGAGCACATTGGCCTGAAAACGACCCGTATCCGCAGCCTGAGCGGAGAGCAGATCGTCTGCGGCAACGCCATTTTGCTTCAGCAGACGCTTCACAACTACAAACGCATGCAGACGCGCCGCATCGTCTTTACCTTTGGCGTTGCCAGCGACACGCCGCCCGATAAGCTCCGCTACGTGGGGGATATGGTCAGGCAAATCATTACCGATGTCGGTGAGACAAAATTCGATCGCGCCCATTTTCTCGGATTCGACCGCGACCGCCTGACGTTTGAAGTCGTCCATATTGTTAATACCGCGGATTACAACAAATACATGGACATCCAGCAGGAGATCAATATCCGTATTCTTGAAGGGCTGAACGCCCAGGAGATTAAGCTGGCGCTGCCCAGCATGGTATTGCACGCGCCGTGGATGCAGGATGAGTCAGGTGAACAGCCGAAGCCGGTAATGGAGAGCTGATGAGAAAAGCCCGCCGGAGCGGCGGGCTTTTAAATTACGTTAATCGTCTTCCGGGTCGTCCAGCTCAATCGGCGTCTGATACTCATCCGGCTTAATGACCAGCAGGTCGCAGCGCAGATGGTCGATCACCTGTTCGGCAGTATTGCCGAGGAAAGCGGCAGAAATACCGGTCCGGCCAATGGTTCCCAGGACCACAATCCCGGCCTGCAGATGCTCGGCTAAATCCGGGATCACCTCTTCAGGCAGCCCTTTTTCCACGTGCGTCATGTTCTCGTCGATGCTGAACTTCTGGCGCAGCGCTTTCATCGCCAGCAGATGCTGGCCGCGGATGGCGTCGTTATAGACGCTAGGGTCAAATTCCGGCAGCTCGATGGCGATATTGATCGGGGTAACCGGATAGGCACCCACCAGATGCACTTCGGTGTGGTTGACCTGGTCAGCAAGCTGGATGGTCTCCTTCACCAGCTTTTCGTTGAGCGAATTGTGATAATCCTCTTCGCTCGCAAGGTTCACCGCCACAACGGCTTTCCCGCCTTCAGGCCACGGCTGGTCTTTCACCATCCAGACCGGGCAAGGGCATTTACGCAGCAAATGCCAGTCGGTCGGGGTGAAGATCACGGATTCCAGCTTGTCGTGCTGGTGCGCCATCTTCAGCAGCAGGTCGTGCCCGCCGGCAACCACTTCCTGGATAATGGCTTCAAAAGGTCGGTTATGCCAGACCACTTTAATATCAATAGGCACACCCGCTTCCAGGTAATACTTCGCCTGTTCACGGATCCACGCGGTACGCTGGCTGATGACGCCCTGACGCATAGCGGTGCGCTCGTCAGGCGACAGAAGGGTGGTCATCTCATACGAGAAGTCATAGATCGGCAAAAACGCTTTGATTTTGCCACCAATCCGTTGATGTAAATACACAGCACGTCGTAATGCCGGCTGATCGTCCTGATTCGGATCGATAGCCACCAGCATGTTTTGATACTTTGCCATACAGGTCTCCTTACTACTGTCACCACAGTCTGTAATTAAAAGAGTAACCTATATATCCTGAATGAAACAGAGGGGAGCTTTTGCCAGATCAATAATTCATGAAAATTTATCAGAGGAAAAGTACGGTGGTTGTCACCGCGATAAACGCAATGAACAGCAGCACCATTACCGCTATCGCAAAGGTCGTGGAATCCTGAACGTAGGTTTTTTCCTCCCCCTTCATTGGGCCGACAAGCATGATCCAGATGAAGATAAAGGTCACAGAGGCAATCACGACTGAAACGAAAAACAAACTTTCTCTCAATTCATAACCTCAACGACAACCTTTCAGGCGCTGTGTAGGGACGTGCTACGGTGAAAATGTCTTGAAACGGGGGCGATTATACCAGACCAATAAATCACGTGAATTTATCAGTCTGGTCATCAGCATGCGGAGAGTTATGCCACGTTGCGGGCGTGCCCGGCAAGAACGGCCAGCGCTTCACCGTTTTCGATAGTGATGTATTTACCCTTAACGGCCAGCATACCGCTCTTCTGGAAACGGCCCAGCAGACGGCTGATGGTTTCCACGGTCAGGCCCAGGTAGTTACCGATATCGCCACGGGTCATGGTCAGACGGAACTCACGCGGCGAGAAACCGCGCTCGGCGAAGCGGCGGGAGAGGTTATAGATAAACGCGGCCAGGCGCTCTTCTGCATTCTTTTTGGAAAGCAGCAGGATCATGTCCTGATCGCCTTTGATCTCACCGCTCATCAGACGCATCATCTGCTGACGCAGGTTAGGCATCTTGCCGGACAGATCGTCCAGGGTTTCAAACGGGATTTCGCAAACCATCGAGGTTTCGAGTGCCTGAGCAAAGCTCGGGTGGTGGCCAGTGCCGATGGCATCAAAGCCCACCAGATCGCCAGCCAGATGGAAGCCGGTGATCTGCTCGTCACCCTGTTCGGTGATGGTGTAGCTCTTGATGGTGCCAGAACGGATTGCATAGAGCGATTTCAGTTCGTCTCCCGCTTTAAACAGCGTCTGCCCTTTCTGAATAGGCTTTTTGCGCTCGATGATGTTATCAAGCTGATCGAGTTCATGCTCATTCAGGGTAAACGGGATACAGAGCTGGCTGATGCTGCAATCCTGGCAATGGATAGCACAACCGCCAGACTGAATGCGTCGTATAATTCGCTTTTCCGGGATCATAGGTTTGCTCAAGCCTTAATTGATATTGGTCAATTTTAACATCTTTTTGGTAAGTACGTAAGCCTGACAAACCCTCAATAAGGACAAGTGGCGACATTGTGTCGCCATCTTCTTGAAATTCCACAACTTGATTATGGATTTTTAGCCTAACCGGAAGAAAATTAAGCACAAAAAGCCTGGGATCTAGAGCAAGAGATACCCTTCGTGACGCAGCAGCCATTCTTTTCGCTGCACGCCGCCGGCATAGCCTGTCATGGTACCGTTGCGGCCAATGACGCGATGGCAGGGCACCACAATGCTGACCGGGTTAGAGCCGTTCGCGGCACCCACCGC is a genomic window containing:
- the uspE gene encoding universal stress protein UspE; this encodes MAKYQNMLVAIDPNQDDQPALRRAVYLHQRIGGKIKAFLPIYDFSYEMTTLLSPDERTAMRQGVISQRTAWIREQAKYYLEAGVPIDIKVVWHNRPFEAIIQEVVAGGHDLLLKMAHQHDKLESVIFTPTDWHLLRKCPCPVWMVKDQPWPEGGKAVVAVNLASEEDYHNSLNEKLVKETIQLADQVNHTEVHLVGAYPVTPINIAIELPEFDPSVYNDAIRGQHLLAMKALRQKFSIDENMTHVEKGLPEEVIPDLAEHLQAGIVVLGTIGRTGISAAFLGNTAEQVIDHLRCDLLVIKPDEYQTPIELDDPEDD
- a CDS encoding mechanosensitive ion channel family protein — translated: MQFLSRFDFIALMMTPTFWIGAATVVFVTLLVYWLLTRLIAFVKKGITTWGDKHPATNRMRFILTDMLNRTSRFLLFVVALLLSLRFVDLPDHLFGTVSHAWFLVFAIQVALWMDQGVVSWLRHVMLAPGSHKNPVTLVITGLILRAIVWSVMLLSILANAGVNITALVASLGVGGIAIALAVQTILSDVFASLSIGFDKPFEIGDFVVFNDVAGTVEHIGLKTTRIRSLSGEQIVCGNAILLQQTLHNYKRMQTRRIVFTFGVASDTPPDKLRYVGDMVRQIITDVGETKFDRAHFLGFDRDRLTFEVVHIVNTADYNKYMDIQQEINIRILEGLNAQEIKLALPSMVLHAPWMQDESGEQPKPVMES
- the fnr gene encoding fumarate/nitrate reduction transcriptional regulator Fnr, with the translated sequence MIPEKRIIRRIQSGGCAIHCQDCSISQLCIPFTLNEHELDQLDNIIERKKPIQKGQTLFKAGDELKSLYAIRSGTIKSYTITEQGDEQITGFHLAGDLVGFDAIGTGHHPSFAQALETSMVCEIPFETLDDLSGKMPNLRQQMMRLMSGEIKGDQDMILLLSKKNAEERLAAFIYNLSRRFAERGFSPREFRLTMTRGDIGNYLGLTVETISRLLGRFQKSGMLAVKGKYITIENGEALAVLAGHARNVA